A window of Parasynechococcus marenigrum WH 8102 contains these coding sequences:
- a CDS encoding Tic20 family protein produces the protein MEPPLWQRLVAPLMYLLPWSDAIPLGFGPDGLFLQYPVLRPLVLPALPLMQLERSIPFGLGGLLLFFVLFLAVVRNPNVPYFLRFNALQALLTDIALIVLSIGFRLLLQPIAAGSLLLGTLSSAVVVAVLAILLFSLVECLRGREPDLPGISQAVRMQLY, from the coding sequence ATGGAACCCCCCCTCTGGCAGCGACTGGTCGCGCCATTGATGTATCTCCTGCCCTGGAGTGATGCCATTCCGCTTGGATTCGGCCCCGACGGACTGTTTCTTCAGTATCCAGTCCTGCGACCGTTGGTTTTACCTGCATTGCCGCTGATGCAGCTGGAGCGAAGCATTCCCTTCGGTCTCGGGGGCCTTTTGCTGTTCTTCGTGCTGTTCCTCGCCGTGGTGCGGAATCCAAACGTCCCTTATTTCCTGCGATTCAACGCCCTGCAGGCACTGCTCACCGACATCGCGCTGATCGTGTTGAGCATCGGCTTCCGCCTGTTGCTGCAACCCATCGCAGCAGGCAGCCTGCTGCTGGGCACCCTGTCCAGCGCCGTGGTCGTTGCCGTTCTGGCCATCCTGCTCTTCTCGCTCGTGGAATGCCTGCGCGGCCGCGAACCTGATCTGCCCGGCATCAGCCAGGCTGTTCGCATGCAGCTCTATTGA
- a CDS encoding argininosuccinate synthase, which yields MGRANKVVLAYSGGVDTSVCIPYLKQEWGVEEVITFAADLGQGDELEPIRQKALDAGASQSLVGDLIQPFIEEFAFPAIRANALYEGRYPLSTALARPLIARRLVEVAREVGADAVAHGCTGKGNDQVRFDVAIAALAPDLKVLTPAREWGMSREETIAYGERCGIPAPVSKKSPYSIDLNLLGRSIEAGPLEDPMVAPPEEVFAMTSPMSDTPDAAEEIEIAFEAGNPVAINGQVLDPVAMIREANRLAGSHGIGRLDMIENRVVGIKSREIYETPGLLLLIQAHQELESLTLAADVLRSKRQLEMQWADLVYQGLWFGPLKDALDGFMDRTQQHVNGVVRLRLYKGNATVIGRGSTQSSLYVPAMASYGSEDAFDHRAAEGFIYVWGLPTRLWAASQRTSG from the coding sequence ATGGGCCGCGCCAACAAGGTGGTTCTCGCCTACTCCGGCGGGGTGGATACCAGCGTCTGCATTCCCTATTTGAAGCAGGAATGGGGTGTTGAAGAGGTCATCACCTTCGCCGCTGATCTCGGCCAGGGCGATGAGCTGGAACCGATTCGTCAAAAGGCCCTGGATGCGGGCGCAAGTCAGTCGTTGGTGGGGGATCTGATTCAGCCCTTCATCGAAGAGTTCGCCTTCCCTGCCATCCGCGCTAACGCGCTGTACGAGGGGCGCTACCCCCTCTCCACAGCATTGGCGCGGCCGTTGATCGCTCGCCGATTGGTGGAGGTGGCCCGTGAGGTGGGTGCTGATGCAGTGGCCCATGGCTGCACTGGCAAGGGCAACGACCAGGTGCGCTTCGATGTGGCGATTGCTGCTCTTGCTCCCGATCTGAAGGTGCTGACCCCCGCGAGGGAGTGGGGGATGAGCCGTGAGGAGACCATTGCCTATGGCGAGCGCTGCGGAATCCCGGCGCCGGTGAGCAAGAAGTCGCCCTACTCGATCGATCTCAACCTTCTGGGTCGCAGCATCGAGGCGGGACCGCTTGAAGATCCGATGGTGGCGCCTCCGGAGGAGGTGTTCGCCATGACCTCACCGATGTCGGATACGCCTGATGCGGCGGAGGAGATCGAGATTGCCTTCGAAGCCGGCAACCCCGTCGCCATCAATGGCCAGGTTCTGGATCCGGTGGCGATGATCCGCGAAGCCAACCGTCTGGCGGGCAGTCACGGCATCGGCCGTCTCGACATGATCGAGAACCGGGTGGTGGGGATTAAATCCAGGGAGATCTACGAAACACCGGGCTTGCTGCTGTTGATTCAGGCCCATCAGGAACTGGAGAGTTTGACGTTGGCCGCGGATGTTCTGCGCAGCAAACGTCAGCTGGAGATGCAGTGGGCTGACCTGGTGTATCAGGGGCTGTGGTTCGGGCCGCTGAAGGATGCATTGGACGGTTTCATGGACCGGACCCAGCAGCATGTCAACGGCGTCGTGCGCCTGCGTCTGTACAAGGGCAATGCCACGGTCATCGGCCGCGGTTCAACCCAGAGCAGCCTGTATGTGCCTGCGATGGCGTCCTACGGCAGTGAAGACGCCTTCGACCATCGCGCCGCTGAGGGATTCATCTACGTCTGGGGATTGCCAACCCGTCTCTGGGCTGCTTCCCAACGGACATCAGGCTGA
- the rpsF gene encoding 30S ribosomal protein S6, with the protein MTLDPYYETMYILRPDIPEEEVESHLTKYRDMLVEAGADVLDNQMRGKRRLAYPIDKHKEGIYVQLSHNGDGQQVAVLEKAMRLSEDVIRYLTVKQEGPLPAPRVVPGSEPAAAPQEQPAANSEAAS; encoded by the coding sequence ATGACGCTCGATCCGTACTACGAAACCATGTACATCCTTCGTCCGGATATTCCGGAGGAGGAGGTTGAGAGCCATCTCACCAAATACCGCGACATGCTGGTCGAAGCTGGCGCGGATGTTCTGGATAATCAGATGCGCGGGAAGCGCCGCCTGGCCTATCCGATCGACAAGCACAAGGAAGGCATCTACGTGCAACTGAGCCATAACGGCGATGGCCAGCAGGTGGCCGTGCTGGAGAAAGCGATGCGCCTCAGTGAAGACGTGATCCGTTACCTCACCGTGAAGCAGGAAGGCCCACTTCCCGCCCCACGCGTCGTACCGGGCAGTGAGCCCGCTGCTGCTCCTCAGGAGCAGCCCGCTGCCAACTCAGAAGCCGCGTCCTGA
- a CDS encoding shikimate dehydrogenase, translating to MINGSTGLVGLLGNPVQHSLSPAMQNAALQALGLNWRYLALPCEENALPQVMEGLRAVGCHGLNVTIPHKQAVTSLCSQLSTAARRLQAVNTLIPDGENGWCGTNTDVEGFLAPLGGSERWRDQRAVVLGCGGSARAVVAGLQTLGLASIQVIGRRPKALLNFIADLQLEDAPLSSCLETDPAAADLLATADLVVNTTPVGMALHGDASAMPLGSDLWDRLAKQATLYDLIYTPRPTAWLRWGQGRGHRCIDGLEMLVQQGAASLRLWSGFNDVPVDTMRHAAETALSH from the coding sequence ATGATCAACGGCAGCACTGGTTTGGTGGGGCTGCTCGGCAACCCGGTGCAGCACTCGCTCTCTCCTGCGATGCAGAACGCGGCACTGCAGGCGCTGGGACTGAACTGGCGTTACCTGGCACTGCCCTGTGAGGAGAACGCTCTCCCTCAAGTGATGGAGGGGCTCAGGGCGGTGGGCTGCCATGGCCTGAATGTGACCATCCCCCACAAACAGGCGGTGACCAGCCTCTGCAGCCAACTCAGCACAGCTGCCCGTCGGCTTCAGGCGGTCAACACGCTGATCCCCGATGGTGAGAATGGCTGGTGCGGCACCAACACAGATGTGGAGGGGTTTTTGGCACCCCTCGGCGGCAGCGAACGCTGGAGAGATCAACGGGCCGTGGTGCTCGGCTGCGGCGGTTCCGCCCGAGCTGTGGTGGCTGGTTTACAGACCCTTGGCTTGGCATCGATTCAGGTGATCGGACGACGTCCGAAGGCGCTGTTGAACTTCATTGCTGACCTGCAGCTGGAGGACGCCCCTCTGAGCAGCTGCCTCGAAACAGATCCCGCCGCGGCTGATCTTCTGGCCACAGCTGATCTGGTGGTGAACACAACGCCGGTGGGCATGGCCCTGCACGGCGACGCCTCCGCCATGCCCCTGGGCTCTGATCTCTGGGACAGGCTTGCGAAGCAGGCCACCCTTTATGACCTGATTTACACCCCACGTCCCACCGCCTGGCTGCGTTGGGGTCAGGGGCGGGGGCACCGTTGCATCGATGGGCTGGAAATGCTGGTCCAGCAGGGCGCCGCATCTCTGAGACTTTGGAGCGGCTTCAATGACGTTCCCGTGGACACCATGCGCCACGCGGCTGAAACCGCTTTAAGCCATTAG